From the genome of Cryptococcus neoformans var. neoformans B-3501A chromosome 1, whole genome shotgun sequence, one region includes:
- a CDS encoding hypothetical protein (Match to ESTs gb|CF189547.1|CF189547, gb|CF189546.1|CF189546; HMMPfam hit to RRM_1, RNA recognition motif. (a.k.a. RRM, RBD, or RNP domain), score: 192.3, E(): 9.7e-55) → MAKSAKSAPAATVKVDKKDKKSKKDEKPVPAPAPAKAAKSLQKDVKEKKEKKSKKAKTPTPPPESSTSESEDSEEDSSDSESSSSEDEKPAAKTAAPAAKAKEEEPSTEESSDSDSESEEEFKTETKKEVNEESESDSDSDSGSDSNSSEDEDEKVEETKEEAKPQANGNKRKAEEESIAPAKKARADGGDEEATTNVFVGQLSWNVDNDWLKSEFESCGEVVSARVVFDRDSQKSRGFGYVEFADLESSAKAIEKDGSEIDGRAIRVNYATQRKPNEAAEKRARVFNDKQSPPAETLWIGSLSFSVTEDQVYEAFGQHGDVQSVRLPTDRDTGAPKGFGYVQFSSVDDASAALKAMNGAEIAGRAIRVDFAPPKQDNGERGGFGGGRGGGGFGGRGGGRGGGRGRGGFDRGGRGGGRGRGGPPRGGARTGGIVKPEGQKVTFD, encoded by the exons ATGGCCAAATCCGCCAAATCTGCTCCTGCTGCCACCGTCAAGGTTgacaagaaggacaaaaaaagcaagaaggatgagaagccCGTCCCTGCCCCCGCTCCTGCCAAGGCTGCTAAG AGTTTACAGAAGGATgtaaaggagaagaaggagaagaaatcCAAGAAGGCTAAGACCCCCACACCCCCTCCTGAGAGCTCTACCTCCGAGTCTGAGGACTCTGAGGAGGACTCTTCCGACTctgaatcttcttcttccgaggACGAAAAGCCTGCTGCTAAGACTGCTGCCCCTGCCGCCAAG GCtaaggaggaagagcctTCTACTGAAGAGTCCTCCGACTCTGACTCTGAGTCCGAGGAAGAATTCAAGACTGAGACTAAAAAAGAGGTTAACGAAGAA TCCGAATCCGATTCTGACTCTGACTCTGGTTCTGACTCCAACTCTtctgaggatgaggacgaaaaggtggaggagaccaaggaagaggctAAGCCCCAGGCGAACG GGAACAAGCGAAAGGCCGAGGAAGAGTCTATTGCCCCTGCGAAGAAGGCCAGGGCCGATGGCGGTGACGAGGAAGCCACTACCAACGTTTTCGTCGGCCAGCTCTCTTGGAATGTCGACAACGACTGGCTCAAGTCCGAGTTCGAGTCTTGCGGTGAAGTTGTTTCTGCCCGAGTCGTCTTCGACCGTGACTCCCAAAAGTCTCGTGGTTTCGGCTACGTGGAATTCGCCGACCTTGAGTCCTCTGCCAAGGCTATTGAGAAGGACGGTTCTGAGATTGACGGCCGTGCCATCCGTGTTAATTACGCCACTCAGCGAAAGCCCAACGAGGCCGCCGAGAAGCGTGCTAGGGTCTTCAACGACAAGCAATCTCCTCCTGCCGAGACTCTTTGGATCGgttccctttctttctctgtTACCGAGGACCAGGTCTACGAGGCATTCGGCCAACACGGTGACGTCCAGAGCGTTAGGCTCCCCACCGACAGGGACACTGGCGCCCCTAAAGGTTTCGGTTACGTCCAGTTCTCTTCCGTTGACGACGCCTCTGCTGCTCTCAAGGCTATGAACGGTGCCGAGATCGCTGGCCGTGCCATTAGGGTTGACTTCGCTCCTCCTAAGCAGGACAACGGTGAGAGAGGTGGTTTCGGTGGCGGTCGTGGTGGCGGTGGCTTCGGCGGCCGTGGTGGTGGCCGAGGTGGCGGTAGAGGACGGGGTGGTTTCGACCGGGGTGGTAGGGGCGGTGGCCGTGGCCGTGGCGGTCCCCCTCGAGG TGGTGCCCGAACTGGCGGTATTGTCAAGCCTGAGGGCCAGAAGGTTACTTTCGACTAG